Genomic window (Lutra lutra chromosome 17, mLutLut1.2, whole genome shotgun sequence):
CCTGGGGCTGGTGGTAGGGGACAGGTAAGGAGTCAGCAGAGCAGATCCTCAGAAATTTCCCTTGCCATTAGTCAAGTCCAGTGTTCACTTTCAGGCCAGGtgaggaagaggatgaagaggaaCTGGTCTGTGAAGCCTGACTCCTCTGGGCTTCCAGAAGGTCTTTCCAAAGTTCCTTGGGAATCACAAATAAGGAGAAGGCTGGGTCCTGGAGAAgtggagaaaggaagcaaggatGCCTTGCTAACTGctgaccctccctccccacagcccccaccaGGCTACTCTATTCCTCTTGCTCCGTGGAGAGGACTCTGCAGTGCAGCTGTTCCTTCCATGGGATCCCCACACCCTCTGTGCAGTGGTGGATGGAAGGTTCTCTTGTGGATGAGAACAACACAGATGGCGACCTCCAGGTGACTTCCACCATAATTGCCCCCTGGGCCAACAGCACCATCAGCTTGGTGGAGAAGCCAAAAAAGAGCATGAAGCTTCTCTGTAAGGGGAAGAACCAAAATGGAATCCATGCTTTGAGCATCCTACTGATACCAAGTGAGGATAGAGGGGGCCCAGTGACTGTGTGAGGAAGAGTGaaatggggaggaagaagaactTTGACTCCAATTCCAAGGCCTCAGGAGAGAAGCCTTTCTCACAAGCTCTCTTTTTCCAGGAAAGAGTCCTTCATCCAGCAAGACCTTCATTAATGGGCTGATCCAGGGCATTGTCTATGGAGCCATTGCAACTGCATTGatgttcctctgcttctccccactcatgtgaGTACCAGGGATAAAATTCTACCTGGCAGGCCCTGCAAGACTGCCATGGAAAGGGAAAGACAGGACCCTTGCTCCCAAGATGCTTAGAgtctgggaagggaagagggcaaCAAAATGGCCACCACAGTCCAGGGCCATCAGGGCAATGTTGAGCCACATACAGGTCCCAGAGACAGAGGTTTCCAGCAAGTTTCATAAAGGAGAAAGTAAAGCAGGAAGTGGCAGCCCTGGAGAAGGCAGTGGAATCCCCAGGGTACTGTCTGAAGTGGGCCTAGGGGGGTTGAGTACTCATTTATTTGGTGGAAAGTAGTATATGTGTATCCCAGAGACACATTTGAGGAATTGCCAGTGTCTTTGTGCAATGTCAGGTACATTGAGAGTGATTGGAAATGGctaaaaatgaagttgaaaaggCTTCTTGATGTTAGTTCATAAAGACTCTTGAAAGTTGGCTAAATGTATTGGCTAGAAGCCCAGAATGAGAAGGGCAGAGTTGCCAGAGGTCAGACCAGGGAGTTTGGCAGGGGGGCCTCTGGCCAGTCCAAGTGTCTTGGACTCAATCCTCAGTTGAGAGCCATGGAACAGTGCTAAAGTGGGAAGGAAAGCTCCTAGGGGAAGGTGTCTGCACAGAAACCAAAGAGCAGAGGCACAGAGGCATGAAGCCAGGCCAGAAGTTGTTGCCATAGACTACACAGCAGAGAGCCAGGTTTGAGCCAGGCAAGTGATGAAGGGCAGTCAAAGAGATGGGACTTGGGACTGACTGACTATAAGGGGTGATAAGGGAGAGGCGCAAAGCAGCAGGGCAAATTGGGgagctatttttaaagtataatcaGCTGGACTTAAAGACCAATAACAGTCCTTTACAGTTTGCAAAGCCCTTTCATAGCTGACCTCATCTGAGCCCCACAGCCTGATAAATAAGGTCTCCCCATCTTACAGGGGATAAAACCAATTCCCAGAGAAGCTGTATGGCTTGCCCTCGATAACATAACAAACCAGTGGTGTCACTGAGGCTCTAAACCAGAACTTCTGGTCAAGActggagcccattgcggggcaGAAAGCCAGAActaaccggggggggggggggtgcggtgtCACTTTCTTAGAATGAAATATATCAGAATGAAGCTGACAAAGGAAGTTGCAGCAATCAAAGCAGAAAACAACCCTACAGTCAGACCAAGCCAAGAAGCCAAGATGCCTCTGAAGCCTAAAGAGCCAGGAAAATCCACAATCAGCCCATCTTCAGAGAACCAAATATTGGTGGGTATCCATTGTGTCTGGAATCTAGTCTGTCAGAAGGATGGCAATAAGACTCACAAAGAGAGGCACATACAGTGTTTAAAGGAACGATCATCCTCAATCCTACAGGGCATCTAGAATACCAGAATGTGCTACCAGATCATCTTATAGATGATGAAAGGAAGAAGgatgaaaactaaaagaaatagagACTAATTAGAATCAgcaatgtacacacacacacacacacacacacaccttcacaCTGAATCCATATTGAGAAGGGGGTCAAAAGAGCCAACAGTGGTTGTGGCATCAGAGTAGAAGCCAAAGGCTTTGGTCTCTTTTGAGTGTTTGGCAGGCTGTGGTCAACACAGTCTGTAGATGCCATAGACCCAAGTTAGCCAGAAGTGCTTGAAGACCAGCCCAAAACCAAGGTACTCCTAAAGCCAAGGTACTCTCAAAGCCAAGGTTCTCTTTCATTTACCTTGGACCCCATATCCTCAGCAGGGCTTGGAAGAGACAGGCCTCACTGTTATTTACCATTTATAAGTCTTTGGGATCAGAAATGCCCTGCTGCCCTCCTTACACTCTGCACTAGGAACTCATGTTCCTTTGTGGATAACCCATGCATCTTAAATTCCAACAAAATGTCCTGCAGTATCTCCTAACCTCCATGTTGGGCAATGCTGGAGTCTTGGAAATGGGTGAGACCTGGAccctgccctcagagaacaaTCGGGCTAGTAGGAAGGCAGCCTTACAGTAACAGGGCTGAGATGGGGGTTATGGTtgcccagaggaaggagggactAACCGTACCTGGGGAAGTCAGGCAGAACCTCCCAGAGGAGTCTGAGGAACACTGGGTGGGCTCCTGGTGCTGGGAATGCACCTGGAGGACCAGCAGGAGAAGACAGGGTTGCAGACTCCAGCCATGAGATTCTGAGAAAAGGTAAAGCCAGTGCTTGCTCCACATTACTGTAATTCTGTGctcaaagagagagacaggaaatttcctttttaagatttggaTACCTCACCTCTAGACCTGTTCCAACATCCTTCTTTCTTTGCCCTGCTCTGTAGCATCCCTTACCCTAAACttccagaaaaagcaaaataaactggAACTGATGACACCTGTGAAGACTACATGCCTACCTGGAGTCCCCACTGTCCATGGAATTATCACAGTCTACAGAATTCTCAGCAGCCCCAGAAACCCTGGAGTCTATGACAATCCCAAAGATCCCTAAAGCCCCACCTTTCCCTCACACTGGTTCTCCATTGAATAGGGTCACTTTGGGACCTGGTCTTAGAACATTTGACAGCAAACTCTATGATTTGCTGTTCAGGTTAACTAGAAGAAATATGCTCTGGCCTGGGATGGTgtcaaaggaagggaaaattaaTGTGAGACCATGGTCCACTGAAAAGTAGCTTTTGAGCCCCTACTGTATGCCCAGAACCTACTGTATGCTCAGGCTTTAGACCCATCATACATAGATTGAATACCAACTTCAGGGCTTAGTGGCTATATGTCTTTGGATAAGACCTTTCACCACTGCCCTGAGAGATACATGGGTGGAGAGTGAGTGAAAGGTGATGTCCAGAGGTAGAGGTGGAGAAAAGACACAAAGTGAGTCCAAGGGCCTAGAGGGAGTCTATGTACTAGAGCTTAGATGGAGGCTGAGTTCCTGAGGTCCCTGAATGCTAAGATAAGGCATTGGAGCTTTATCTGGTAGGATCTTAATCCTGACTCCcttagaatgtaagttccacaAGAACAGGGATCTTGTCTTGTTTTCTGCTTGTACCAGCAGCACCCAGAATGGTTCTTAAAATATAACAGACTCTCAAAAATGTTTGTTGGAtaattgagtgaatgaatggaggggtggatgggtggattATAAGCTTTTGCAAGGTTTGAAGCAAAGTAGTGGCCggatttgcaatgatgtggatggaactagagggtactatactaagtgaaagaagtcaatcagagaaagacaaataccatatgatttcattcatatgtggaatttaagaaacaaaacagatgaacataggggaagggaaggaaaaaataaaatggaagttgAGAGGGATGCAAATCATAAGAGACAACTCTAGCGAACagcattgctggaggggaggttggttgGAGAAatggtaattgggtgatggacattaaggacactgatgtaatgagcactggggttatatgcaactaatgaatcactaaattctcccattgaaactaaaaaaaaaaagtagtggccAGATACATAGGGAAAGATCATTCTAGGAGTAGTTATTGAAGATGTACTTAGAAGAAGACTGAAGGCAAAGAGACCACTTAGGAGGCCAGTGGAATATTTCTTGGCCAGGCTGAAAGGTAGGCATACAAGGAATGAGAACAAGAATCTGGCATGAGAATGGGCCATAGCTGTGTACTGTTCCCCTCAGAATGGATGACATTCCCTTCTGGTGCAATTTTTAGAGGCTGCAAAAAGGGACATCGCTTCCTTGGGGCATTATTTGTGTGTAAATCCAATGGTTCTCCATCCAGCACTAATGTGATGGTTATCCTGTATGCAAGAGCAGATGTTTATATAAGCCCTCACATGTATGGACACCCTTTTGGCATGTGGTTCACACATTCCACAGAGACAGGAGCACACACTGTGCCAGATAATGAGGTGAACAAGCCAGACACTGGCCTTGCCTCCATGAAGCTCGTGGTCTACACAGGTtcacaatgaagaaataaatgcaaaattgcAGCTTAAAATATTGACAAGTGCTAGGAAGAAAAAGGACCTAACACTATGAGAAAATATAAGGGACCAGGAGAGGAACCTAGTTTGGATTAGAGAATTAGAGAAGTCCTctctgagaaagtgacatttgtgCTGAGGCCGAAAGGATTATTAGGGGGTCAGCAGATTCTAGGCTCTAGGATAGGAGAAGTTTAGTGAATCCAAGAGCCCAGAAAGGGAATCTATGCACCCGAGCCCAGATGGAAGGGTGAGATCCTGAGGTGCCAGACCTTTCAGGGCTTCAAAGGCTCTGGTGAGAAGTTTAAGTTTTTTTATCCTCAGGGAGAGAGGGTTATTTCCTTGTGTGCTTTGTAATTTCAGAAAGCGGGCTCCTAAGGAGTGGAGAAGCCATCTAGAAGAGAAACGGGAGAGAGGATGGGAACTGGGTTGGGAATAGGTCAGGgataggtttaaaaaatatatattttatttgacagagatcacaagtaggcagagaggcaggcagagagagagggagaagcaggctccccgcccagcagagagcctgatgtggggctcgatcccaggaccctgagaccgtgacctgagcccaaggcagaggcttaaccactgagccacccaggcgccccctgtgatAAGTTTTGACAGAGAATGGAGAACTGGGTCTTCCTCAGGTGTCTCGGTTTGTTGGTGAAGGAGACCCTACTTGCAGGAAGGAAAAGGGGTACCAAGATGCCTTCTGATGGGCCCTGAGGGTCAAGCACTTGGTATTTTGTTCCTTGGTAGATGGCTTTCAATCCATCCCATCACCTGCTTGCCCATAAGTACTGGCTTGAGGGAGGAGTGTTCCTTACAGATTGCCCCACGTCTCTAGGGCCGGCAGGGGTCTCGAACCTCTGGCTCAAGATAAACGAAACACCAATAACTCCAAGCTCCCTCAAGCACAGGAGACCAACGGTTCTACTTCACGGTTTCTCCCTGTCCCAGCAGCCCCCACACGCATCCTCAGGCCCTGATTGGCTCTGGAGAGATTCGCGCGTGCTTACTGGTATGCCTGAGGGGCGGGGCTTTGGGGGAGCAACATCCCCACATGACCTCAGCCCCTTGGGACGTTGGTGAGGTTGGGGACTCACATGCCACCTAATGAACTTGTTATGAGTGAGCTAATCAGTTAGGTTTCCTGTACCTTAGTCCCTTCCCAGTGAGTCACTCAGTAGTTGTACACATGCTTATTGCACTTGTCAGTTGATCTGGGTTGTAGGAAGCCATTAAATCAGCCAATCAATTCCTCCCTCTGGAAAGTAAGTTCCTGTAAGTAGTAAGTCAGCCAATGGTGAGTTTGGCTAAGTCCCCGTGATGCCCTTAACCAAACTCAAGGAGGACATTGAGTTGTCACGGAAATAGCAGAGTGGAGACGTGCTGAGGACAGTCCAGGCTGGAGCTGTGGGCACCCAAGACGACGGTAAGTCTGGAAAGGGAAATGATTATTTAGCgggaagaggaaagaggtttCTTGTGGAGACAACCCATGGCTGCACCAAGCcctggagaagggaaagagactTGGAAGAGATCATAATTTTGAAGTCAGAAGGACCATTACACATGGGCAATAACACCTGctccttttacagatggggaaaatggggggaaaccagagagggaacagCACTTGTCTAAATTTTCCAGCAAGTTACTGGCAAAGCCTTATCTGGAATCACCCCAGAGTTCTCCTTAATCTTTGATTTGAGGTTGTAAATAAATCACTATATTCAATTAGATTCTGAGAATTagtttctaattaaattttttaatttcaaaaataaaaaaaagacctaaTCTAACTGAAAGGAGAACTAGGCTAATCAACTCTCCCCTCTCAGTAACTGAGCaagcagatgaaaaaaaatggtATGGATATAGAATACCAGcaactggggtggctcagttgtttgactcagttggctcagttggttaagcatctgccttcagctcaggttgtgatcccagggtcctgagattgagccctaggttgggctccttgctcagcagggagcctgcttctccttctccctctgcctgccatcccctgtgcttgtgctctctctctctctctgtcaaataaatagatgaaatcttaaaaaaataccatcagcCAAATTGACTTAAGTGACATTTATAGACTATCCCATCCAACAATATAGAATACACATTGTACTCAATAGCTCCTGGAACACTTAGACCATATTCTGAGCTATAAAGTCTCAACAAACTTAAATGAATTGTAATAATATAAAGTATGTTTTCTGACCCCAGTGGAATTAAACTGGAAACTAATAGTTGGAAAATCATCAAGATATGtgcttatacattttttttcagacaAGAACCTTTTTAAGACCCTGGAGGACACAAAGATCTATTTGATGTAGGATCTTTCCTCAAGAATCTCACTCTTGGATAGTTCCCCTGTAGGATATTTGACCAGTTTCCCAAGTAGAGCAACAACCGAATGAAGAGGAAGCATATTTGTAGGCTGTACAAGGTGAATGTAGCAGCTCCACAAAGCTGTCAGGGAACCAGGACCACTATATTGTTGTTTACGGTATCCTTAGTCTGTGGCTTGGATCTTTATGGTTATCTCATGGTTGTCAAATGGCTGCTCCACCTCCAGCATCACATCCATAttccagggaaagaggaggagaaggagcaagaAGGGACgggttttgaaaaagaagaaagcagcaaAGAGAAAGTAGTGCTGatatcagaaaaatagaaatctcaAAAGTCTTTGGCAGGTAGCCTCATGGTTGGTATTCTAAGTAGACAAGTCTCTCAGAATATTTGCTTAATAATAAATCTAGCAGAGTCcaaagtttttatttgcattgcaCATGTGGGAGAAAAGAAGAGTACAGTCCTACAGATGGGTGtacaatttaagaaaacagacatGTCAGTTACAATATTATTGTTATCAGAGCAAGAAATTATCAAATAAGACAACTGGTcagaattctattttatttggATATCATTTTCATAAGTCATGGAATAATTTCTAATGTCTTTAGAGTCTCATAAGACCACTTTATTTAAATTGTTCTTCCAAGGGCGGATTTGTATCAACAGAGAACAGAACAAGTCAGCAACACTCATGAATATTCATACAAAACTGTATATTGCAAAGGAGAACataaattatattcttataaaCATTCTCAGTTTTCTACAATATCAAATCAGATTCCTTGAGTCCTTTTATAACACAAAACAATATCTTTTGATTTATAGCTTCAGGGGAAGTGAACATCTTTTTCAATTCTTTCTAAGACTTGTTTCCTTTCAttatgaaaacttatttttttaaaaccagggtCTGGAATTCCATTAGCTAGCAATATATGCAAAAAACAGACCTTCAGAGCTCAGTTGTAATGGTAAAGAAAGTAGGGTAAATGCTGAATAGGCTTTTATCCACACAAGATATTTTTCTTGTACTTGTACTTGTATTGGCCACAACAATCATAGAGCCATTCCTGGATGTAGAGGAGGCAGAGAaataaagttttttgttgtttgtttgtttgttttgttttgtttttaactgggGGTTGATCATCTGAACAAATTTGAAATTATAAGTATACACAGGAGGGTGGTTATCAGGTAGGCATTTCTCAGAGTTTGTCTGAGACATTGCCCtaaaagagatgaatggatagggaTGTTGAAGTGAGTCTAGGAATGGAGGCTTCTTTCTGGTTGTGGAGATCATGGAAGACTACCTGATGGAAGTTCATTTGACCTGGACTTAGAAAGAGGGCTAGGATTGAatgtgggcagaggggagagttGCAGAagaatgtagtgaaaagaagagtgCCCCAAGTAAACATACAGAGACAGGAATGTATAAACTATATGTGGAAAGGTACTTCTCTCTTTGACAGGCAAAGAATAGCAGAGGCTAGGGAAAGATGCAGTGGAGATAGGGCAACTTTTTGAGCAAAATCATGGACAGCCTCAAATGCAAGGCAAAGGAGTTTGGAATTTATCCTGTTGACCTAGAAATGTCTTCTATTGCTTAAATACTACTTAAATATATTCTGTCCTCTCCACCCACATGGCCACTATTTCTTCCTCTTGAactatttctttctccttgatGCAGATCCATAGTGATCTTTATGACACCCAAATATGTTCCCCATGGTTCAAAACCTTTGAAAGTGATTTTCATGACTTCCCCCATCGACTTGGGAGAGAGGTCAAGCTTCTCAGTCTGGCAGTTGAGGTCCTTCAAAGAGGGAAGGACCTGGGGGTGATGactagaggagaaagaagaaagacatggTACTGGGGCTCCAGAGAAAGTCTCGGAAACACTGCTCTATCCTTGAAATTCCTTAGCATATGTTCCCACGAAGCTCCTAATTCTCAAGGTAAACAGAATTTAAGAGTGGTTGAAGAGACAAAAGCCCCTAGTAGGCTATGAATTTACCTCAACCTCTACCCCAATCCTCTTACTGCTGATTCTCTCTTCATCCATTCCAAATCCTGCCCTCCACAACATATGGATGAGGCCTGAGTTAGCAACCGGATAGGTCCTGGCCCTTTCTTGTCCCTGAGATCCTGTTGGTGCTTATGTCATTGCCACTGTTATGGTTGGGTAAATAGAATGAGAATCAGGGTTGGAGGTGTCTGAGGAAGTGAAAAAAGAGTAGGGGTGAGGTGGGTATGGGTGGGGAGTGGAAGACAGGGCTGAGTAAGGTGAAGACATAGAGAATTAAGTacttgataaataataaataatagacaTCTTCCATGTGCATATTCTGTGACTCACAGTGTGTCCCATTTCATCTACCCAAAGCTCCCTGAGGAATTAttgtcctcatttcacagatgaggaaacaggctttgGGAGATTCAGTAACTTGCCACAAGTCATTAGAAATTTCGCTATTGGAATGCCCAACTCCTCTGACTCTTAATTCCATTTTAATGCCATGCCCATGCCACTCCAGAACTCAatgataaatgtatacatatcTGCTTTCTCAACACCATCATCTGTATGGTGGGTATTATTAAGTCACGTCTTAGAGAAGAGAAATAGCATGGTGTTCCAGAACCAAGAGTGTTGAGATCCCTTGTGGTGATGTTTTGGAATACTGGACTTAA
Coding sequences:
- the SIGLECL1 gene encoding SIGLEC family-like protein 1 produces the protein MAEPLPQLAPTRLLYSSCSVERTLQCSCSFHGIPTPSVQWWMEGSLVDENNTDGDLQVTSTIIAPWANSTISLVEKPKKSMKLLCKGKNQNGIHALSILLIPRKSPSSSKTFINGLIQGIVYGAIATALMFLCFSPLIMKYIRMKLTKEVAAIKAENNPTVRPSQEAKMPLKPKEPGKSTISPSSENQILHPLP